The Corynebacterium callunae DSM 20147 genomic sequence GGAAAACGTCATATTTTGCATGTGTGCGGTGACCTTATACCCAGCCACAACCCTCGGCACTACTCTTCTCTCCCCTATCGTGCCACCTAAAGCTGCGTTGACAAAACTTTTAAAAGGAAAGAATTTCTCCACAGTTTCCACTGCTTAGCGCGGTGTTTGGAGCCCACCCTGAGCTCAATCCTGGGCACGATCTCAAATTTTCCCATGCCTGCAGCTCTGTGGCTCTTTTCATAACGACGACACCTCAGGGGTTATTCTCACATTCTGCTTGCGGAAGCTTTTTAGCAGTTTTCATTTAATGAGAGCTCTTGAAGTGATGTAACTAACACCCATTGCCCAACCCCCTGCTTAGGACGCCGCAAATGGTCGTATCACTTTTGCCATTTGAGCATTTTTAATGCGGGAGTTAGACAAAGTGAACGATAACCCCTAGCGTGGTCACAACTTGATAACGGATAGGTTACAAAATGATCTAATCCGAAACTACATATCCACCTTTAGGAATCCTCATGCACCACGCCCTTAGTCGCCGACTCACTCTTAGCGCCCTCGTAGCCGGCACAATCGCCACCGTTGGATTGAGCGCCATCCCCCAAGCGAGCGCCCAGGTTTTTCTTTCTTCTGAAATTAACAACACCATCTATGGCGCTAGCCAAACCGTGGTCAGCCCAACCACCGGCACATTGACCTCAGGTTATGGTGCACGTTGGGGAACAAGCCACAACGGAATTGATATTGCCAATGCAATTGGCACCCCAATCTACTCCGTCATGGACGGCACTGTCATCAGCTCAGGTCCAGCATCCGGCTACGGACAGTGGATTCGCGTGCAACACGATGATGGTTCCATCGCAATCTACGGACATATGGAGTACCTCTATGCCTCCGTTGGCGAAAGAGTCTACGCCGGCCAAGAAATCGCTGGCATGGGCAGCCAGGGATTCTCCACCGGCTCCCACCTCCACTTTGAGATCCACCCTGATGGCTACACCCCAGTAGATCCCCAAACATGGCTAGCCAACAATGGGATCTACTTCTACCCCCTTCCCTGTCTCCTAGCTTTTAGGCCAGAATTTTCAGAATCTGATCTTGGAAAAACCATCGTTAGATAAGACCGTTAACAATAAACTGAGGTGAAATTTACCTTCAAAAGATCGGAGTGCGTTGTGGCACAAACAAAAGATGGCAAGAAGCGGGTCTTCGTACATGGTCACGAGCGCAATGGCTTTAAAGTTCGAACTCATTATAGATCAACGCCAAACCCCCGCAGCGTTAGAACTGAATCCACAGGCTTCTTATCCAGCATTCTAAAAGGCCTTTTTAGACGCTAAGAAAGCAAAAGAAGGGCCCCGGTAAAAACCGGGGCCCTTCTCAATGGTGCGCCTGGAGAGACTTGAACTCTCACGTCCTAAGACACTGGAACCTAAATCCAGCGCGTCTGCCAATTCCGCCACAAGCGCTTCGTGCGGGTTTTACTATACATGCTCTTGCGCAAATCAAATAATGCGGGGTGACTAATTGCACCCGAAGGGAATTCGCTTCTAGCAATAAGGCAGCTAGAATAGCCTTTTATGAGCGAGCCAGGCAGCGTCGGAGTGAAACAAAAAAAGACCGTAAAACTAAGTCATATCGTTTTCTTAATCATCTGTTTTTGTACAGCCCTGGCTTTGGCTTGGTGGCAGTGGTCGCGTTTCCAATCCGGATCCGGCACCTTCCAAAACCTCGGCTATGCCCTCCAATGGCCGTTTATCGGTGGATTTTTGATCTATGCGTATCGCAAATATTTGCAATACGAAAACGAATCCATTGAATTAGAAAACCTGGAAGCTCAAAGTGCAACAGCACGTCCAATTGCTCCCGGAGAAGAATTTATTTCCCAGCGCCCCAGCTTGGTTCATGATGACGGCGTGAAAGAAATTGACGAATCTTTCCTTCCGGAACGACCAACTTTGGACGTCGAAGAATTTAATAAGCTGAATGATCCCCGGGCAAGAAGGCGTCGAAAAGCTTAAAACCTGGAACTTTCCGCACTGCTTAACCGACTACTTTCTCAGATAAGTAACCCCAATCCCCCAAGGAAGATCTACGTGTCAACCACTGCAATTCACCCAGAGCGCAAAAAGCGCGTCCGCCAAGCTCTCACCATGTTTTCTATCGCAGCATGGGTGACGGGTGTTTTTCTGCTTGCACTCACCGTGCGTATAATTTTGGAAAAGGTCGTAGGCATGGATATGCCTGGCTGGGCTACGTTTATCGCTATCTTCCACGGTTGGGCCTACATTATTTACCTGCTGACCACCCTTAACCTCGGCCTGAAGGCACGATGGGAGCCGATGCGCTGGTTCACCACCGCCATTGCTGGTGTCGTGCCGCTATTGTCCTTCTTTGTGGAACATAATCGACGCAAAGAAGTAACTGAAGTTTTCCAGCTCAATTCCTAAAATTTGCAATCGATAAAGCCGGGTGCTCAAGAAATGTCTTGAGCACCCGGCTTCCTTATTACATTAGGCAGCTAGTTTGGCGATGATGTCGACCAATCCCCGCAAAGCTTTACCACGGTGGGAAAGGGCATCCTTTTCCTCCGCGGAAAGCTGAGCTGAGCTGCGCGTAGCTTCTTCTGTAGGTTGGAATAGTGGATCATAGCCAAAGCCATTCTCCCCTACGGGCTCTCGCAAAAGTGTGCCTTCCCAGCGACCCTCTTGGATAAACTCCTGGCCGTCTGGCAGCACCAAAGCACATACTGAAACAAAGGCTGCGCCACGACGTTCAGCAGGAACATGATCCATCTGCGCCAGCAAGAGATCATTATTTGCTTGGTCATTGCCATGAGAACCAGACCAGCGTGCAGAAAGCACACCTGGCATGCCATTGAGCTCTTCAACAGTGATACCAGAATCATCAGCGATGGTGGCAAGACCAGTATGCGCAACCCCGGCACGTGCCTTGATCAGCGCGTTATCTGCAAAGGTGCGCCCATTTTCAATGGGTTCGTCATATGCAGTTACGTCCGCAAGAGCGAGTAGTTCAACAGACTCCAAGCCCTCCTGATCTAGGATGCGCTGAAGCTCTTTAAGCTTCTTTGCGTTATTGGAGGCAAGCAACAACTTCATTTAGATTCCCAGTGCTGCTTTTTGTGCGGCAACCAATTCGGTGCAACCCTTAGCTGCGTAATCGAGCATCTCATTAAGCTGCTCGCGGGTGAAGGTGGTTGCTTCGCCGGTGCCCTGGATTTCTACAAATTCACCGTTTTCAGTCATAACGACGTTGAGGTCAACATCAGCACGGGAATCTTCCTCATAAGGAAGGTCGAGGCAAACATTGCCATCGATAAGGCCAACAGAAACAGCAGCTACTGGAGCAAGCAGTGGGTTTCCCGGAACAACTCCCTGTTCCTGCAGCACCTTGATGGCATCTGCCAGTGCGACATAAGCACCGGTGATAGACGCGGTACGGGTACCGCCATCTGCCTGCAAAACATCGCAGTCGATGGCGATGGTGTTTTCACCAAGCTGGGAAAGATCTACTGCAGCGCGCAGGGAACGACCGATCAAACGAGAAATTTCGTGGGTGCGGCCCTTAACCTTGCCAGCCATGGATTCACGACGATTGCGCTCTGCAGTTGCAGCAGGCAGCATGGCATATTCTGCGGTGAGCCAGCCTTCGCCGGAGTCACGCTTAAAACGAGGAACGCCCAGTTCCACAGAGGCGGTGCACATAACACGGGTGTTGCCGAATTCTACAAGCACGCTGCCTGCAGGGTTAGAAGTAAAACCACGGGTGATTTTGACGGCGCGCATCTGATCCTGAGCGCGACCATCAAAACGGGTAAAGCTAGAAGATGAAGTCATAAGGTACAGGGTACCTTTATGAATTCCACGGGAGCACGTCGAGAAGCGTATTTGGTGTTTTATTCCAGCCGCCCCTCACCCTAAAAGCACCCGTTTAGGGTGCTGATGTGGTGGTTTTAGATATCGAAGTGCATCCCCGAACGAGCCAATTCAATTGGGCCGTTATAGTACTGCGCAGCAGCTTCCAAGGCGCGAGCTGGGTCAACCCATGGCGGAATGTGGGTGATAACCAGCTTTTTTGCACCAGCAGCGGCAGCTAATTTGCCAGCATCCTGCGCACACATATGCATGCCAGGAGCCTTGCCATCGCAGGAGTCTCCCCAGGTTGCCTCGCAAAGGAAAATATCTACGTCGCGGGCAGCATCAATTAGGGCTTCGGTATAAGCGCTATCACCGGAATAAGCCAAGGTTACGCCGGTGCCGTGTTCTTCAACTCGCAGCGCGTAGGTCTCGATGGGGTGAATAACCCTAAATGGAGTGACCTTGTACTTATCAATCAGCTCAGGCTGACGTTCTTTCCAGGAATCAAAAGCAAAGGTATCAGACATATCATCAACGCCATCGGGCTCATCGGAGCTCAATCGACCCAAACGATTAGGGGTGTCCTGAGGTCCAAAAAGCAGATTCCTACTCTTGGCTGCTTTGGTGGGGTGGAATCGGCGCCACACCATCAAAGAAGCAAAATCTGCACAGTGGTCGGTATGCAAATGGGAGAAAATAACATGCGCATCGGAAGGATCTTGAATTTCTTGCAAAGAGGCAAGGACGCCAGGTCCCATATCCATAATCAAGGATGGGGAATCTGGAGAATTAATCACATATCCAGATGCGGGGTTACCTGGAGCAGGAACGCTTCCAGAGCTTCCGAGGATGGTAAGTCTCATAGGGATACTGTGCCACGGCTCAGCAGTTCATGTGTACTTTTCGGGTGAAAAAGAAGCCTAATTGTGAGCATTTAACCCCCTTTTTAAATCCGGGATAAATCACACACCTGCCATTAGCTTTCGTTTTGCCTCACCTGGGAAACAATTGGTCCGAGGAAACGGCGGCTAAGTTGAGCAAAAATTTCCGGATCACCAGTTGATTCAAAGCTATAAGAGGGCTCTGGATGTAATTCAGGATCAGCCAACAAGTCTTTTTCACTCAAAATGCGCAGCACATCTTTGGCAGTTTCCTCAGCACTGGACACCAGAGTGACATGATCGCCCATAGCCAATTGAATGACACCTGAAAGCAAAGGATAGTGAGTGCACCCCAAAACAAGAGTATCCACGCCTTTGGCTTGCAGAGGTTCCAAATAGCCTTCTGCGATATTAAGGATTTGACGGCCGCTGGTGATGCCTCTTTCCACAAAGTCCACAAAACGTGGGCAGGCGGTAGCGCTAACTTCTATCGATGGACTTGCCGCAAAAAGGTCCTGGTAGGCACCAGAGTTAATAGTTCCTACCGTGCCAATCACACCCACTTTTCCATTGCGGGTGGCAGCTACTGCACGACGCACAGCCGGCAAAATTACCTCCACTACGGGAACGTCATAACGCTCGCGAGCATCTCTTAGGAAAGCAGCTGATGCGGTGTTACAAGCGATGACGATCATTTTGCAGCCGCGTTCCACCAGCTCATCAGCAATGCGTAGGGCGTGTTCGCGCACTTTCGCAATAGGCAACGGACCATAAGGGCCATTGGCGGTGTCACCAATATAAATAATTGATTCATGGGGCAGCTGATCAATAATGGTTCGCGAAACGGTCAGTCCGCCAACACCTGAATCAAAAATTCCAATGGGCGCATTAGCGCCTGGAATAGGACGCTCAATCATAGAACCGCTGTAATCAGTCACATTATTCATACTAGGCACACCTCAAAACCTTTCGGCCATCACCGGCCAGCTCTTCTTTTTCTACTCCGCCAATGTGCCACAATATGGCCATGGCTGATTCTGTAGATCCGGAGACCACACAATTTCCCCCAGTGCGCGCAACCCCACAAGCGATTAATTTGGGCAGCTCCGCACAATTGCAGGCATCTCCACAGGGCAATAATCGAGGCAACAATAGGGGCAATGGTCCCGTTATAGCTTTGCTGAGCCTTTTGCTTGTCATTACCGTGGCAGCTGGCGTGTGGCTATTGGTCGGTTTGGACGGCGATAAGAACAGCTCAGAGTCTTCCGCACTGGCAACGGATTCCTCAATAACTGCAACGCAACCTACACAACCTGCTGAAAGTGAAGAAGCTGCAGCAAGCTCTGCAACAACCCAAGCGGAAGAATCGACAGCAGCACCAAGTGGCCGTCCGGCCCAGCCCACACTCCCTGATGGCGCTATGCCAGCTAATGATGCTGCAGCGTCCAATGCAGATGCCGGAAACCTCAATAATGTTTATTCCGGATCGGTGGTTACCTCAGCAGAATTTGCGCGCGCAGTACGAGATGCCTTTGTGCTTCATTATCTTGACACCAACGAACTCTCCGGGCAGATCCAGGCGACCAGCCCAGTAACCGGAGATACTTATTCCTTAAGCTGCGAGGATAATGGGCAGTTTGTCACCTGCAGCGGTGGCAATAACGCTGTTGTTTATATTTCCTAAACGCGTGGGAAGCGTGGTGGATCGAGGGCTGCCACAATCTTTTCCATCGCAGTACCCAAGACCTTGAGCTCATCATCATCGAGACACTCAAAGACCAGGCGTTTAACTTCTTGGACGTGGCCTGGGGCAGCGGCTTCGACCTTGTCCCAACCTGCATCGGTAAGCACAGCTACAGTTGCGCGTCCATCGTCTGGATCGGGCTCGCGGCGAACCCATCCGGATTTCTCCAGGCGGGTTACCACACGGGAGAGGTGTGAGAGAGTCATATCGGAAAGCTCGGCAAGTTCACTCATGCGGATTTTACGATCCGGAGCCATAGAAATCTGAGCCATGGCAAAATAGTCAAATATATTTAGCCCGGCGGATTCCTTGAGCTGGGCATCTAGGCGAGCAGGCAGCCAAACGCGCAGGGACCACACATTAAGCCACACGTCTTGTTGCTCTTGAGTCAGCCAGATGTCTGGGGATTCTGTGTTTTCGCTTGTCATGGCAATCAATCTTAGCCGTTTGACATCAAAAGCGCTGCACTTTGCCCCACCAAGTGCCCCACCAAGTGCAGCGCCAATTGCCCCATCAGTCGCCCTACCTCAAATTTTTAGAAACCGCGTTTTTGACGTTGCTGCGCTAATTTCTTTTGTTGCCTTTTAGCTTTTAGAGCTGCTGGATCATCGGAGGTAATAAAGGCGCCAGCACAAATTCCGCCAAGGGCACCAAAGAGGTGTCCCTGCCAAGAAACACCTGGTTGAATTGGCAAAAGTCCCCAGAAGAGGCCGGAATAAATGAAGGCCAACACCACACCGAGCAGGAATTGCCGGAGATCTCGGTTAAATAATCCGCGCACAATAAGGTAGCCCAACCAGCCATAAATCAGGCCGGAAGCACCGATGTGATTGGTGCCGATTCCACCAAAGAACCAGGTTCCTAGACCGCCCACCAGACCGGCGATCAACGTGACCTCCCAGAACACTCTTTTGCCGCTCATACCGATGATGAAGCAGAAAATCGCGCCCGGAATTGAGTTACCAATAAGGTGTTCCCAACTTCCATGCAGCAGTGGCGAGGTCACAATATGCCATAAGGAGCTGGGGTCAAGCGGATGAATTCCGTAATAGCTCAGCAGACCACCGGTGAGCACATTGGCAAAATGCACCACCCAAATAACCACCAAAAATCCAATGGCGAAACTCAATCCGGTGCGCAGTGAAGACTTATTCTTTAACTGTTGATTAAGCTGCGGGCTTGGTTTATTCCAGGGTCGCACAGGGCCGGAAGTATTGGGGTTAAAACCTGAGGTTCCAAAACCGGTGTTGTGGTAGGGGCTGTTATAACTCATCTGTTAATTCCCTCAAGGTGTGTAGTTCGAGTCCCGGACTCGCGGAAGTTATGGCGTCGATAATAGCGTCCTGCACACAATCAGCCGCCGCCGCGCACAATTGCGTCAAAAGTTCATCACTAACCCCACTGCCGTCACCAGAAGACAGGGCAAACAAAGTATCACCATCAAAAGGCGAATGCGCTGGCCGAACTGCACGCGCCAAACCATCATGCGCTGCCAAAGCAACCCTTTTGGCCTGCGCCTTTGTCAAGGGTGCCGTCGTTGCAATAACCCCGATGGTGGTGTTCAGCGTGGTTGCCGCCGGTGCTAGCTTTTTAAGCTTGTCGACGTCCACCGCCGCAGCACTCGGCCGCCCATAAAGGCGCCCGGTTTCCGGGTCGACTACTTCTCCGACAGGATTCGCCACGATTGCAGCAGCGATGGGATATTCATCAACCCGGCGCGAGGCTTGGCCAAATCCACCGCGTAATTTTCCAGCAGTAGCTCCCATACCAGCACCAATGCTGCCGGATGCCGTATCTGCACCGGCGAAAGCATTTTCTACTGCTGCTGCCCCATCAGATGAAGTGGGTCGATTGTGGGGATCTCCTACAAAAAGATCAAAAATAACCGCAGCCGGCACGATCGGGACTCTTAGTTCAATCCCTGGGCCGCGCACTGGAAATCCGATTCCACGTTCTTCCAAAGCAGTCATCACACCATCGGCAGCTGCTAAGCCAAAGGCAGATCCACCACATAAGGCAACCGCATGAACTGCTTGAACGGTGTTGTGGGGTTCTAAAAGGTCAGTTTCTCTAGTGCCTGGTCCCCCACCGCGCACATCGACGCCCGCAATTGCACCTTTAGGTGCAATGACCACTGTGCAACCGGTATCCCCCTTGCTCACGTGGCCTAAAAGGAACCCGGGGACGTCGAAAAGCGCACTCATGTTAATCCATCATCGCTTCTAGCAGGGATTCCTGGTTATAAGCCAGCCATTGCACCAGGTTTTCGCGTTCATCGGCTGCGGCTTCACCACCACCATGCATTTCAGCAAATGCTACATAAAGGCGAATATCGTTTAGCGCTGCCAACCAGGCATGGGCCTCTGCTTCGGTGGCAGTGACAGCAACATTGCCGTCAGGCCCCAATGCATCATTAATGACTCTTAGGTTAGCCAGCTTGGCGCGAGTGATATCACCTTCGTGCAGGGAACGCAGGAAAGAGTTATCACCCTCATATTCCTCATCGCCAGCATGCTGAAAATCTGGCAATAGACGAGCTAGCGCAGGATCTTCAGGAGCTTCTTTGTGGCCGCCCACCATGCCCGTGAGCTCAGCCAGCGGATCTTTGGGAACAGACTGCGCTCTTTGAATAAGTGCTTCTGAAACTGCTGCCGAAAGATCGCCCAGCACTTCCCTTTCCATGGGTTCAAAAATTACGCTAAAGCGCGCCTGCCTGCGTAAACCCTTTTTCTTTTTCCACTGTTGCATAGTTTTTCCTAGCCTGCCTGCTGCATGGTGGCCCATAAACCAGCGGTGTGCAGCTTTTTTACATCGCCTTCAACTTTGTCTTTCTCCCCCGAGCTCACAACCGCTTTACCTTCGGTGTGGACCTGCATCATCAATTCTGTGGCCTTCTTCTTGCTAAAGCCCAAGACGGTTTGAAAAACATAGGTGACATAACTCATCAAATTCACTGGGTCATCCCAAACGATGCACAACCAGGGCAAATTCTCGCTGGAAAGAGTGTGCACGTTCATTTCCACATCGGGAGTGGCGATGGGCGCTGACGGCATGGAGACCACTGGAGAATCTGCCACCTTAAAGATATCGGTGCTATTAACCGCCGGTGTGGCGTAGGTGTGGTTAAGCCTGTTCATGCCAAATAGCCTAGTCAAATACCTTGCAGTGGCGCAGCGCGGGACATTTTATTCACTTATTCACCGACCTAATTGGCGCTAGCTCTGATAGTCTTGGCTGCAACAATTTGGCATATTCTTAAGCAATTCTTAAGCCAGGTGGTGTGTGGCTCATCTCCTATGGAGCGCAACCACATTGGAAGGATCCTCAGATGCAAAACCTAGAAAACCAAGTACGTACCTGGCTCCAACAATTTGGGGTGCAACCTTCCCAAGCCGACATTATTAGTTCCCTGTCTCGTGCTATCCCCATCTTGTCGATCTTACTGACCGCAATTCTTAGCTTTAATGCGATCTCCAGCGGTAATACCTCCCAAGCACCGCAGCTTGATCAATTACGCACTGATGTTATTGCCAAGATCAATTATGAACGCAACCAGCAGGGTCTCTTATCTATTACGCCTGGTGTTGATTTGCATAATGCGGCGCAAAAAGAAGCCGAGGAAAATGCGGCCACCGGCACCGAAGGTCCGGTGGCTGATCCAGCGGAAGATTTAGTGGTCTTGCAGATTAATATGCCCTATGGGCAGGCCAACGCCGACTATATTGTGGACACCCTTTTGGCCTCCCCGGCGCACCGCGATTTACTGCTAGCACCTAGCTATCAAGCAGTCGGAGTGGGAGCTGCATATAAGGGTGATCGTGTCTGGGTAGTGGTCGAGTTCACTATAAATGCCACAAATTCCGTAGAATTAACAGGGTGAATCTAAACAACTCCTCCATTCCGGCTAATCGCTCCACGGCTCTGCTCACCGATAAATATGAGCTGACCATGTTGGAAGCTGCTCTTATTGATGGAACAGCAGAGCGCCCAGCAACCTTTGAAGTTTTCAGTCGCAGGCTCCCCAATGAGCGTCGCTATGGTGTTGTTGCAGGTACGGCTCGCGTTCTTAACGCCATCCGTGACTTTGTATTCACCGAAGACCAGTTAGCTGATCTAGATTTCCTCAACGCAGACACCCTGGAATACCTACGCAATTACCGCTTTAAGGGCCAGGTTGATGGTTACCGTGAAGGCGAAATCTACTTCCCTAATTCCCCGCTCCTTACTGTGCGTGGCACCTTTGCTGAGTGCGTCATTTTGGAAACTGTCATCCTTTCCATCATGAACGCTGACTCCGCAGTAGCTTCTGCAGCTGCCCGCATGGTCACTGCAGCCGATGGACGCCCAATCATTGAGATGGGTTCCCGACGTGCACATGAGTATGCAGCAGTAACCGCATCCCGTGCCGCTTATTTGGCAGGTTTTGTGGCCACTTCCAACTTGGAAGCTGCTTACCGTTATGGCATCCCTGCCTCCGGTACTTCTGCCCACGCTTGGACCTTGTTGCATATCAACGAAGATGGCACCCCAAATGAGGCAGCAGCCTTTAAGTCCCAGATTGAATCTCTAGGCGTTGGCACCACCTTGCTGGTTGATACCTATGACATCACCCAAGGTGTTGCCACTGCCATTGAAGTTGCAGGTACCGAGCTTGGTGGCGTGCGCATTGACTCCGGCGACCTCGGCGTGATGGCCCGCAAGGTACGCAAGCAGCTTGATGATCTCAACGCTCACAACACTAAGATTGTGGTTTCTTCTGACCTTGATGAGTTTGCTATCGCAGGTCTGCGCGGTGAGCCAGTTGATGTTTATGGCGTTGGCACCTCTGTGGTTAATGGCTCAGGTGCTCCAACCGCTGGCTTGGTTTATAAGCTCGTTGAGGTCAATGGTCACCCTGTTGCCAAGCGTTCCCGCAATAAGGAAAGCCATGGTGGTGCTAAGCGTGCGGTTCGCACCCACCGCGATACCGGCACCGCTATTGAAGAAGTTGTATTCCCCTTCAACAATGACACCCCGGACACCTGCAAACTTAATGTCTTGCAGTTGACCATCCCACTTATGCGCGATGGTGAGATCGTTCCAGGTCTGCCAACTCTGGAAGAATCCCGAGATTACTTGGCCAAGCAATTGGTTTCCTTGCCTTGGGAAGGCCTTGCGCTTTCCCGTGACGAGCCAGTTTTGCACACTCGTTTCTCTGGCTTCCCTGACGCTTAAGCCCCCTTTTTTTAGATCCTCTAAATTCCTTCGTTAGCTATTGTGAGCAGGTATTTTAGGGGATCTTTTAATACCCCTTAAAACTTTGTTGACATATAAACAAAAAGGGTTATAGTGGAAATTACAAACAAAGAAAGACCTAGAAAACAACGAAAGTTGTTTAGCTTAGAAAGGAATATCATGTCCACCAAAAATGATTTTTCAGGAAAAGTAGCTCTCGTCACCGGTGCAGCATCCGGCCTCGGCGAGGGAATCGCCAAGGACCTGGCAGCTCGCGGAGCTAAGGTCGTTGTTACCGATATCAACATTGAAGGCGCAGAAAAGGTTGTTGCCGACATCCAAGAAGCCGGCGGGGAAGCCGCAGCTTTTAAGATGAACTCCGCTTCCCGCGAAGACAATAAGAAGGCCGTTGAATTCGCCGTCGAAAAGTTTGGTGCTTTGCACCTGGCAGTTAATAACGCCGGCATCGGCGGCAAGTCCCACAAGGTTGGTGAGATGGATCTTGATGACTGGGATCGCGTAATCTCCATTAACCTCAGTGGTGTTGCTTATGGCAACCACTTCCAGATCGAGCAGTTTCTCAAGCAGGATGATCCTTCCAAGACTGCAATTGTGAACATTGCTTCCATCCACGGCACCGTTGCAGCCCCTGGCAACTCTGCTTATACCGCAGCTAAGCACGGTGTTGTTGGTCTCACCAAGAACGCTGCTGCAGAATACGGTGAAGTTGGCATCCGCGTAAACGCTGTTGGACCGGGATACATTAAGACCCCACTCCTGCAGAACCTTCCTGAAGAGCACTACAACGCTCTTGCCGGAAAGCATGCACTGGGTCGCCTTGGTGAAACCCCAGAGGTTGTTGCCCTTGTAAACTTCCTCCTCTCTGAGGATGCTTCCTTTATTACCGGCTCCTACCACTTGGTAGATGGTGGTTACACCGCTGTATAAGCGCCCTTAATTCCCTGTTGGTTCACTAAAGTTTTAGCCCTTGGTTGTCTTCCCTGACAACCAAGGGTTTTTGCCTACGCTGGAAGTCTTTGAAACTGACCTTGCACTTCGTGTTCTTTAGCCCGGAAAGATAGACTAAAACAGATGTCTGACGCCGAAAACACTCAACAGCCCACACCGAGCGAACCGCTAAATGCCGCTACGGTGGAATTACTAAACGCAGCAGTTGAGTCCCTCGGCGGAGCCCGGCGCGCTGGGCAGGAAGCCATGGCGGAAGCAGTTACCAAGGCTTTTGAAAATAAGCGCCACCTAGCTGTCCAGGCTGGCACAGGTACTGGTAAATCTTTGGCATATTTGGTACCTTCCATGCGCTTTGCCCAAAATACTGACTCCACAGTGATCGTCTCTACCGCTACTATCGCCTTGCAGCGCCAGTTGGTGCATCGCGATCTCCCCCGCTTGGCAGATGCCCTGGAGCCT encodes the following:
- a CDS encoding CAP domain-containing protein produces the protein MQNLENQVRTWLQQFGVQPSQADIISSLSRAIPILSILLTAILSFNAISSGNTSQAPQLDQLRTDVIAKINYERNQQGLLSITPGVDLHNAAQKEAEENAATGTEGPVADPAEDLVVLQINMPYGQANADYIVDTLLASPAHRDLLLAPSYQAVGVGAAYKGDRVWVVVEFTINATNSVELTG
- a CDS encoding nicotinate phosphoribosyltransferase; protein product: MNLNNSSIPANRSTALLTDKYELTMLEAALIDGTAERPATFEVFSRRLPNERRYGVVAGTARVLNAIRDFVFTEDQLADLDFLNADTLEYLRNYRFKGQVDGYREGEIYFPNSPLLTVRGTFAECVILETVILSIMNADSAVASAAARMVTAADGRPIIEMGSRRAHEYAAVTASRAAYLAGFVATSNLEAAYRYGIPASGTSAHAWTLLHINEDGTPNEAAAFKSQIESLGVGTTLLVDTYDITQGVATAIEVAGTELGGVRIDSGDLGVMARKVRKQLDDLNAHNTKIVVSSDLDEFAIAGLRGEPVDVYGVGTSVVNGSGAPTAGLVYKLVEVNGHPVAKRSRNKESHGGAKRAVRTHRDTGTAIEEVVFPFNNDTPDTCKLNVLQLTIPLMRDGEIVPGLPTLEESRDYLAKQLVSLPWEGLALSRDEPVLHTRFSGFPDA
- a CDS encoding SDR family NAD(P)-dependent oxidoreductase, producing MSTKNDFSGKVALVTGAASGLGEGIAKDLAARGAKVVVTDINIEGAEKVVADIQEAGGEAAAFKMNSASREDNKKAVEFAVEKFGALHLAVNNAGIGGKSHKVGEMDLDDWDRVISINLSGVAYGNHFQIEQFLKQDDPSKTAIVNIASIHGTVAAPGNSAYTAAKHGVVGLTKNAAAEYGEVGIRVNAVGPGYIKTPLLQNLPEEHYNALAGKHALGRLGETPEVVALVNFLLSEDASFITGSYHLVDGGYTAV